A region of the Hemitrygon akajei chromosome 11, sHemAka1.3, whole genome shotgun sequence genome:
TCAGTCAGTGACATTGGCGAGGAACTGGCTCATTCACAGGGCCACACCCTGAAGACGCATGTCTTCCAGGCTGCACCTGGAGCTATCGAAACACCAGGCTGCTTAGAGAGTCCACAAACGAGAACCCATCGGCCATGGACAACCATAGTTTGAACTAtagctgtagatcacagactccaaCAGGACCCCAGTCACCATAAAAAGAAATGAAAGACAGGAGAAAAGAAGAATAAACTGTTTTGTGGAGAAACTGTAAGATGTCACCTCGGTCTGCAAAACCTCTGACATCAACTTTTCTAGCTCTTCCCACTACAAGTAAGAACCACTTGGTCACAGGCCATGGTTGCCTACGGCAGGTAATGGTGAACCACTGTTGTGCGGACTCGATAGGCTGAACGCAGAACACTGcagccttcagcccacaatcttcTGCTGACCTTTTCACCTACTCAAGATCAGTACAACCTTATGTAACCCTCCAGTATTctatcatccgtgtgcctatctaagaatttcttaaatgcccctaaggtatctgcctccaccaccacccctggcaggacattccatacACTTACCAGgctttgtgtaaaaaaacaccTCCTCAGAGATCCCCCCGCCCCCATACTTTCTTTCATAGCTTTAgatttatgcccccttgtattagccatttcctgcctggaaaaaagtctctggctgtccactctcttatcatcttgtacagctctatcagatCATTTCATTGTTTGTCACCCGAGCTTGCTCAACTTCTCCCCCTAAgagatgctctctaatccaggcagcatcttggtgaatctcctctgcaccctctctaaagcttccacatccagaactgaacacgatacttcaagtgtggcctaaccagcgttttatagagcagcaacattacctcatggctcttgaattcaatcccttgaataatgaaggccaacacaccatacaccttcttaactacACTCTTAACTTCCGTAGCAACTTTGAGGAATCTGTGGCTGTGGATAATTGAGTGTAATGTGGGAAACAAAGTAGCCATGTTGTGCACTGTGAGCTCCCACGAGCTGCAATGTAATCATCAAAATAAGTTCAAATGAGAAATAATTCATCCTGGGGCTGATAGACATTGTCAGCTATCAAGAAATCACAACACGGGAGCATGGGACCCTAACATTCATAATTCCCAGCAGATTCAAACTCCAATTCACAGTTCAAATCTAGagggataaagtcagcatggtcagAAGCTCCATTTTACCTTTGttctcaagttcaaagtaaatattttatcaaagtacatgtatgtcaccacatacatgtATATACTAGTATACCACATACTAGTATACCTCCTAGTGGGTATACTCAGTAAAAAGAGACACTATAGAAccagtgaaaaactgcacacggcagagaccgatagacATCCGATGCGTAtacaaaaaagtatatataaaatcGATATCAAGAACACTagtgtagagtccttaaaagtgaggccGTAGGTTGTGGGTGCTGTTGCATGAATGAAGTCGCCAGAAAAAAGTACTGGCAGGTGTAAAGCAGCTTCTTTActtgacaaaacaaggtacagcaggcaacaTATGGAGACGCTTTCGGTGGAAACATGGGCCTTGATattatatgtgccaaacatcaaacgacaactccatatttacaatgtatggacATTGCTTTCTTTGAAACGGAACAGAACCTTCACATCTCCTGATTCACCTCCCCACCGCAGatatccaaatgaattttaatcagcgttgtctggactgggattcacagctcTTAGGAACTGATTGTTCaaagctgcactccaaattaaatctacATTTTCGATCTAACAGTGTtgggttgagtgaaattatcccctcaagttcaggagcccgatggtcgaggggtaataactgttcctgaacctagtggtgtgggacccaagtctCCTCCCTGGGGATATAGGCAATATCGTAACGCCTTGTGAGAAAGAACCATTAAACAACTGAAGCAGAATAATAGATTGTAACACCCACTGGAGGAGAACGCAAGGATCAATTTATTGCAACAAGCGCTTGTAAATCAAAGGTCGCTTCCTCAGCTCTTAAGGTAGTCCAGTACTTGGGACAACGCTAGCCAATGGTGACCCGATCTCGGATCAATTCCAACACTCACACTGGGAGCAGTCTATGTACAAAATAAGCTTTAGTTTCTGTGGGGTGTTGGGGAGTTGTTTCGTTTGGCTTCAGTGCACTCCCACCCGGCGGTGAGGTTCCACCTTAAGAGAGCGGGACGGACTTTGGTCCCGGGACCGTGACCGCCCCCGGTGCCAGTGTCCGCCGCAGCTTCAGCGATGAGCGGTCGTTATCACAAGGCGGCCCGGGACGGGTACCTGGCTCCGCTGAAGGAAGCCACCAGGAAGGACCTCAACAGCTCGGACGAGGATGGGATGACCCCGACCCTGTGGGCAGCCTACCATGGACACCTGGAGGCTCTGCAGCTCATCTGTAGTCGAGGGTGGGTGTCCCGTGTCTTCCGCCCGCATTCCCCCCTCCTGCGGAGTGGCTGCGATCCCTGGGGAGACTCCTTCCAGGAATATTCcctattcctctctctctctgggccCCCTCTCCCTCCTGGTAAGATACCCCCCTCTTTTTGGGGGGTGAAACTGTCGCCCCTCCCTTTCTGGACACACCCCAACTTCTCCAGGAAGATTTTCCCATCTCAATCCGTCTCCGgccagcaccccctccccccaagcTCTCAGTGAGCCGTCCCTCACCAAGGAACAACCCCCGtcttctcttccccctccctctctgggGAGACTACACGGTTCCCCTCTCCCTGGGAGAACCGGCAACCCCAcaggaagcaggccctttggcccaactgttcCATGCTAACCAGTTCCCTACCTGAGCCTGTTCTATTACTATGTCTGGCCCatatcctttcctatccatgtacctgtccaagcacCTTTTAAGTGTTATGGTTCCCCTCCTCTACAActacctctggcagcttgttcttcacattcatcaccctctgggtgGAAAAAGTTGTCCCTTTGAatatctcctccctcatctttACCCATGCTCtccagttttagactcccctaccctggggaatgATCACCTTATCTCCGCCCCTTGTGAGTTTATAAATCTCCACCGGCCCGCTCTGTTAGAGCAGTCTGTGAACAACAAGAATAACTTaaaggtgtaatgctgaggctttacaaagatatgctgacattagagagggtccagaggaggttctcgaggatgtttccaggagtgaaggagttaaaatatgaggagcatttgatggctctgggcctacactggctggaatttagaagaatgagagacctttttgaaacctactgagtattgaaaggtctagatagagtggatgtgcagaggatgtttcctatggtaggagagtctaagaccagaggacacagccttagaatcaAGAGACATCActttaaaacaaagatgaggaatttctttagccagagggtggggaatctgtggaggaATCACTGGCTACACTTAAAGTGGATGAGAGGCTCCAGATTCATTAGGGCATctaagttatggggagaaggcaggagaatggggttgagagggataataactcaggCTTgatgaatgttggagcagacttgatgggctgaatggcctaattctgcctgtATATCATATATAGGTAAAGGGATGATGATTCAAACATATAAACAAGCAcaagaaagttaaactacaaaataaataacaaattTAATAGCACTTTAGCCCTTGATCTAACAGGGAGGATGAGGGTTTGCATGAACATCTGGATTAAACATCTCTCCCTTGTTCTTCCAGAGGTGATCCTGACTTGTGCGATATCTGGGGGAACACACCCCTGCACCACGCCTCCACCAACGGCCACCTCCACATCGTCATCTTCCTGGTCAACTTCGGCGCCAACATCTGGGCACTGGACAACAGCTGGCACTCGCCACTGGACGCGGCGGCCGGCAAGGGCCACATGGAGTGCGTCCGCTTCCTGGACGCGGCGGCCTCCAAGCAGACGGCGGCCAACCCCAAGCAGGTCGCCCGGCTGAaggagaaggcaaggaaggacTGCGAGCGGCAGATCCGAGAGAGCGAGAGGCGGCAGAAGAAGCATCAGAGGCAGATGAACAAGAAGTATGGAGAGGAGGCGCAGGGGCAGAGTGTCAGCTCCCGAAACATTGGCTCGCTGGGGTCCGGCACCCTCACCTCCTTGCTGAAGGGGTCCCTGCAGAAGAAGCTCTGGAAGAAGGAGGGCAGCCAGAGGGTCCAGCCGGAGCAGCCGGGTGAAGACGTCGTCCTCGGGAACCAGGCTAGTGGCCACACCAGCGTGCTAGAAGTGTTTGCTGAGCCAAACGCAGCCTCTCCCGACTTGGCATCCACCGAAACTGAGCAACGGGAATCACTTTTCAACCGGCCAGGGCTGGGCAACATGCTATTCCGGAGGAATTTTGTCCCATgcttggaggaggaggaggagctggAAGACGTGGGTCCCCAGGTGCCCGCGGAGTTCCTGGACTTTGAGGAGGGTGGTGAGGAGCCTGGCTCCCTCGGTGAGGAGGAGTGTGAGGACTTGCCCTGGGAGGAGCAGGAGCTGGGGCTGGATGACGAGGAGCCGGAGACGAGCCCCCTCGAGGTGTTCCTGGCTGCCCAAAACCTAAGCGAGTTCCTGCCCTTCCTGGTCCGGGAGCAGATGGACCTCGAATCGCTCGTGCTCTGCTCCGAAGCTGATCTGAAGAGCATCCACCTGCCGCTCGGGCCACGGAAAAAGATCCTCTCAGCGGTCCAGCGGAGGAAATTAATCTTGGAAACCGCGAGTGAGCTGGTGGACACAGTATTGTAGGATCCCCCTGGTTAGGAGATGTCAGTCTTCCTGACTGTGGTCACTGGCTTCTTAGTCCTGTCTGCTGCTGTGAATTCAGGCACCTCTGTCTCCCACTGACTTCACCCCGGGCCGTTCCGTAGTACAATTTTAAATGGGGTGTGagcggtgggtgcctggaatgtgctgcctggggtgatggGAGACGCAGATGCATTAGAGACTCTTAAACAACCTTTAGACAGGCACGTGAAtgcgaggaaaatggaaggataaaaGCATAAAAGATGAATTTAGTTGGCCATTTACTTACTAATTTAATGTGTTCAGCATTAACATTGAGGGCCAAAATGCCTGTTCCTCTGTTGTACTGCCTACCTTTGAGTACATtgtaggaacaggcccttcagcccatcatttcTCTGTTGTGCACAATGTCAAATTAGACTGAATCTTTTCTGCTTGTCCGTGATCTGTGTCTGTCCTTTTGTCTAACAGCTTCCTGCACATCACCATCATGGCTGcttctaccaccaaccctggcgcccaccactctgtgtgtgagaaaaaaataacacccccccacatctcctttaaactcccccctctcaccttaatggtgtacagcacagaaacaggccctttggcccatccaccTCCATGGCCAGCTACTCGAATCCCAT
Encoded here:
- the anks4b gene encoding ankyrin repeat and SAM domain-containing protein 4B, with protein sequence MSGRYHKAARDGYLAPLKEATRKDLNSSDEDGMTPTLWAAYHGHLEALQLICSRGGDPDLCDIWGNTPLHHASTNGHLHIVIFLVNFGANIWALDNSWHSPLDAAAGKGHMECVRFLDAAASKQTAANPKQVARLKEKARKDCERQIRESERRQKKHQRQMNKKYGEEAQGQSVSSRNIGSLGSGTLTSLLKGSLQKKLWKKEGSQRVQPEQPGEDVVLGNQASGHTSVLEVFAEPNAASPDLASTETEQRESLFNRPGLGNMLFRRNFVPCLEEEEELEDVGPQVPAEFLDFEEGGEEPGSLGEEECEDLPWEEQELGLDDEEPETSPLEVFLAAQNLSEFLPFLVREQMDLESLVLCSEADLKSIHLPLGPRKKILSAVQRRKLILETASELVDTVL